The Tautonia plasticadhaerens nucleotide sequence ATCTTCGCCCGGTCGAGGCCCGGGTAGCTGATCGGGAAGAACTCCCGCTGGATCGGCCGGTTCGGCGTCTCGGCGTAGATCGACCGCGCGGGGTCCCCCCGGCGCTTCAGCAGCACGACCTCCGCCCCCCCGCCGGCCACCCCGGCCCGGCGCTCGGCCTCGGCGATCGCGTCGTCCAGATAGCCGATCGCGTCGATGAGCTGCCGGTCGATCGCCTCGCTCGCGGCCACGACCCGGCCGTCGGCGAGGACCTCCCAGTCCTCGTCGCCGACCCCGGGGCGACGCAAGGCCACCCGCCCCCGGAACCGCGCGGCGAAGCCGTCGGCCATGTCCCGGAGCAGGCGTTCGGCCTCGTCGGAGAGCGGCCCGGCCAGGCTCCCCATGTCGACCATCGGCCCGGAGGCGATCGGCTCGGCCACGATGTTGAACTGGGCCATCGCGTCCCGGAGGTTGTATCGATTGATCAACGCGCCAATGCCCCCCGTCACCGTCGTCGGGTGGGCCAGCACGTGGTCGGCCCCCACGGCGAGGTAGTAGGCCCCGGAGGTCCCCAGGTCCATCAGGCAGGCGACGACCGGCAGGCCGGTACGCTCCCGGAAGCGCCTGAGGTCCTCGGCCATGACGTCGCAGGCCGTCACCGAGCCCCCCGGGCTGTTGATCCGCAGGACGACCGCCCGGATCGTCGGGTCGCGGCCGATGGCGTCCAGCCGCTCCCGGAAGCCCGACACCGGGTTCTCCCCGGCCGAGTACGGC carries:
- a CDS encoding S49 family peptidase gives rise to the protein MAQDERPAGRRGAMTFLAAVALLAAGCGQIPLAGTVDTRSTFRGHADVAARVEAALTGPIEVTVPTVTDPGPVRVVPVREGSTGARVAIVDVDGLLLNDRPSGPYSAGENPVSGFRERLDAIGRDPTIRAVVLRINSPGGSVTACDVMAEDLRRFRERTGLPVVACLMDLGTSGAYYLAVGADHVLAHPTTVTGGIGALINRYNLRDAMAQFNIVAEPIASGPMVDMGSLAGPLSDEAERLLRDMADGFAARFRGRVALRRPGVGDEDWEVLADGRVVAASEAIDRQLIDAIGYLDDAIAEAERRAGVAGGGAEVVLLKRRGDPARSIYAETPNRPIQREFFPISYPGLDRAKMPTFLYVWAPDPTLLTLGGS